A window of the Cucurbita pepo subsp. pepo cultivar mu-cu-16 chromosome LG01, ASM280686v2, whole genome shotgun sequence genome harbors these coding sequences:
- the LOC111777336 gene encoding homeobox-leucine zipper protein ATHB-40-like: MNQQESEEHEAVQMCELYTPLYIQMLPQQQDNNLVEAKRRRRRKKNRGSEADAVAKKRKLTAAQVHLLETNFGSEHKLESERKDRLASELGLDPRQVAVWFQNRRARWKNKKLEEEYSSLKKLHESVVVEKCRLETQILKLKEQLSEVEKEKERLIMGERGDGPLSSSSPSPSMSMDAVDPTGLGEFGASFEDVFYYMPENSCIYGMEWPNPYI, translated from the exons atgaaccAGCAAGAGAGTGAAGAGCATGAAGCAGTACAAATGTGTGAGTTGTACACTCCATTATACATCCAAATGCTTCCCCAACAACAAG ATAATAATTTGGTTGAAGCAAAACGGAGACGACGTCGTAAGAAGAACAGAGGATCGGAAGCGGATGCGGTGGCAAAGAAGAGGAAGCTCACAGCCGCGCAGGTTCATCTTTTGGAGACTAATTTTGGGAGTGAACATAAGTTGGAGTCGGAAAGAAAGGACCGTCTCGCGTCCGAGTTAGGGCTCGATCCTCGCCAGGTCGCCGTCTGGTTTCAGAACCGCCGTGCCCGctggaagaacaagaaacttGAGGAGGAATATTCTAGCTTGAAGAAGCTTCATGAATCCGTCGTCGTTGAAAAATGCCGTCTTGAAACTCAG ATACTGAAGCTGAAAGAACAACTTTCAGAagtggagaaagaaaaggagaggtTGATAATGGGAGAACGGGGCGATGGGCCTTTAAGCAGCagcagcccaagcccatcgatGTCAATGGACGCCGTCGACCCTACAGGCCTTGGGGAATTTGGAGCATCATTCGAAGATGTGTTCTATTACATGCCTGAAAACTCTTGCATTTATGGCATGGAATGGCCCAATCCCtatatttga